A window from Cellulomonas sp. C5510 encodes these proteins:
- a CDS encoding cytochrome c biogenesis protein ResB produces MTERPTTGYRPEGLEDAFVDGAPPAPPAPPAAAGTPTGGEAPQLPALGLVGWLRWGWRQLTSMRVALLLLMLLAVAAVPGTVFPQRPQDPARVATYLTDHPDVGPLLERLGFFDVYASVWFSAIYLLLFVSLVGCILPRSRTHLRALRARPPRAPRRFDRFPAQASLEVDGTPQEVAERAAAALRGPRWWRRFRVDVRDEGGGVRSVAAERGYLRETGNLVFHLALVGLLVAVATGQLLHYRGQAIVVEGRAFANTQSDYDTFEAGSGFRASSLEPFALRLDSFESRFDPETLQSRDFTARVTVTEPGADPVADTIKVNHPLEVGGAKVYLQGNGYAPQVTVRDAAGEVAFSGAVPFLPQDTVYTSQGVIKVPDVTTGPQIGLQGVLLPTAQQLSDEIWRSVDPQPTEPLLALALWSGDLGLDDGIPQNVYQLDESGLTQATREDGRPLTLYVRPGETVDLPDGLGTLTFDALPRFVALDLRHDPSLAWVLTFAMLAFAGLAASLFAPRRRVWVRASPAPEGDEGPGSGRTVVTAAALARGDDVGLQAELDRAVDRLRPAGGDLPAVG; encoded by the coding sequence AGGCCCCGCAGCTCCCGGCCCTCGGCCTCGTCGGCTGGCTCCGCTGGGGCTGGCGGCAGCTCACGTCGATGCGGGTCGCGCTGCTGCTGCTCATGCTGCTCGCCGTCGCGGCCGTGCCCGGCACCGTCTTCCCGCAGCGGCCGCAGGACCCGGCCCGGGTGGCGACCTACCTCACCGACCACCCCGACGTCGGGCCGCTGCTGGAGCGCCTCGGGTTCTTCGACGTGTACGCGTCGGTCTGGTTCTCCGCGATCTACCTGCTGCTGTTCGTGTCGCTGGTCGGCTGCATCCTGCCGCGCAGCCGCACCCACCTCCGGGCGCTGCGCGCGCGGCCGCCGCGTGCCCCCCGACGGTTCGACCGGTTCCCCGCGCAGGCCTCGCTCGAGGTCGACGGGACGCCGCAGGAGGTCGCCGAGCGCGCCGCCGCCGCGCTGCGCGGGCCCCGCTGGTGGCGCCGGTTCCGGGTGGACGTCCGCGACGAGGGCGGCGGCGTCCGGAGCGTCGCCGCCGAGCGCGGTTACCTCCGCGAGACCGGCAACCTCGTGTTCCACCTCGCGCTGGTCGGCCTGCTCGTCGCGGTCGCGACCGGGCAGCTCCTGCACTACCGCGGCCAGGCGATCGTCGTCGAGGGCCGCGCGTTCGCCAACACGCAGAGCGACTACGACACGTTCGAGGCGGGGAGCGGGTTCCGCGCCTCCTCCCTGGAGCCGTTCGCGCTGCGCCTGGACTCGTTCGAGTCGCGGTTCGACCCCGAGACGCTCCAGTCGCGCGACTTCACCGCCCGGGTCACCGTCACCGAGCCCGGTGCCGACCCGGTGGCCGACACCATCAAGGTGAACCACCCGCTGGAGGTCGGCGGGGCGAAGGTCTACCTGCAGGGCAACGGCTACGCGCCGCAGGTCACGGTCCGGGACGCCGCCGGTGAGGTGGCGTTCTCCGGGGCCGTGCCGTTCCTGCCGCAGGACACCGTGTACACGTCACAGGGCGTCATCAAGGTGCCCGACGTCACCACCGGGCCGCAGATCGGCCTGCAGGGCGTCCTGCTCCCCACCGCGCAGCAGCTCTCCGACGAGATCTGGCGCTCCGTCGACCCGCAGCCCACGGAGCCGCTGCTCGCGCTGGCGCTGTGGAGCGGGGACCTCGGGCTGGACGACGGCATCCCGCAGAACGTGTACCAGCTGGACGAGTCCGGTCTCACGCAGGCCACCCGGGAGGACGGCCGGCCTCTCACGCTCTACGTGCGCCCCGGGGAGACGGTCGACCTCCCGGACGGCCTGGGGACGCTGACCTTCGACGCGCTGCCGCGGTTCGTCGCGCTGGACCTGCGCCACGACCCGTCGCTCGCGTGGGTGCTGACGTTCGCGATGCTGGCGTTCGCCGGTCTGGCGGCCTCGCTGTTCGCCCCGCGCCGGCGTGTGTGGGTCCGGGCGTCGCCCGCCCCCGAGGGGGACGAAGGTCCCGGGTCAGGTCGTACAGTGGTCACCGCCGCGGCCCTCGCGCGCGGCGACGACGTCGGGCTGCAGGCGGAGCTCGACCGGGCGGTGGACCGGCTCCGACCGGCCGGGGGCGACCTGCCCGCCGTCGGCTGA
- the ccsB gene encoding c-type cytochrome biogenesis protein CcsB yields MALGDISTLLVWGAATAFTIALIAYSVALARVADAASREHRAARAAARQTRLAAREAVGAGGPSSLVVPADGPSGAEPGPAGPVLPAATGEGQGGTAAATARSAATGIAGSTTALGIVLLLVGIVLRGAAAGRWPTANMYEFTLVGTLVASVVLAVVQRRRVVPFLGVVVMGIAVLALVLGLNAFYVQADAVQPALQNYWLVIHVGVAIIATGIFTVAFATAVLQVLQDGRETGRSHVDHRWNRLDGLRRPLARWRVTGPAWSWLRTVPPARQLEALSFRLNAIGFVLWTLTLIGGAIWAEQAWGRYWGWDPKEVGTFVAWVVYAAYLHARTTRGWAGRRAAYFVYVGYAVVLANFTVVNLFVSGKHSYSGL; encoded by the coding sequence ATGGCACTGGGCGACATCAGCACCCTGCTCGTGTGGGGTGCGGCGACGGCGTTCACGATCGCCCTGATCGCGTACTCGGTCGCGCTCGCCCGGGTGGCCGACGCCGCCTCCCGCGAGCACCGTGCCGCCCGTGCCGCCGCCCGGCAGACGCGCCTGGCCGCCCGGGAGGCCGTGGGGGCGGGCGGTCCGTCGTCGCTCGTGGTGCCCGCGGACGGGCCCTCCGGCGCGGAGCCGGGTCCGGCCGGCCCTGTCCTGCCCGCCGCGACCGGCGAGGGGCAGGGCGGCACCGCTGCAGCCACGGCCCGCTCGGCGGCCACCGGCATCGCCGGCTCCACCACCGCGCTCGGCATCGTCCTGCTGCTGGTGGGCATCGTGCTCCGCGGCGCCGCCGCCGGGCGCTGGCCCACCGCGAACATGTACGAGTTCACCCTGGTCGGGACCCTCGTGGCGTCCGTCGTCCTCGCCGTCGTGCAGCGCCGGCGCGTGGTGCCGTTCCTCGGGGTCGTCGTCATGGGCATCGCCGTGCTGGCGCTCGTGCTCGGGCTGAACGCGTTCTACGTGCAGGCCGACGCCGTCCAGCCCGCCCTCCAGAACTACTGGCTCGTGATCCACGTCGGCGTCGCGATCATCGCCACCGGCATCTTCACCGTCGCGTTCGCCACCGCCGTGCTCCAGGTGCTCCAGGACGGGCGCGAGACCGGGCGCTCGCACGTCGACCACCGGTGGAACCGCCTCGACGGTCTGCGCCGGCCGCTCGCGCGCTGGCGCGTCACCGGCCCGGCCTGGTCGTGGCTGCGCACCGTCCCGCCGGCCCGGCAGCTCGAGGCGCTGTCCTTCCGGCTCAACGCCATCGGCTTCGTGCTCTGGACGCTCACGCTGATCGGCGGGGCCATCTGGGCCGAGCAGGCCTGGGGCCGGTACTGGGGCTGGGACCCCAAGGAGGTCGGCACGTTCGTGGCGTGGGTCGTCTACGCCGCGTACCTGCACGCCCGCACGACCCGCGGCTGGGCCGGCCGCCGGGCCGCGTACTTCGTGTACGTCGGCTACGCGGTGGTGCTGGCGAACTTCACCGTGGTGAACCTGTTCGTCTCCGGCAAGCACTCGTACTCCGGGCTCTGA
- a CDS encoding PLD nuclease N-terminal domain-containing protein: MARALLLLAMIGLTVYAVADIVSSDDEDRLGVPRLPWVLVALVPFVGPITWILVRRSQRARRAGGGGGGTAPGPSGRPGPGRGGPVAPDDDPEFLWRLEQERLRRERETRGPRPDEDRPPRRGDQPQQPDGDLPGDARG; encoded by the coding sequence ATGGCCCGCGCCCTGCTGCTCCTCGCGATGATCGGACTGACGGTGTACGCCGTCGCCGACATCGTCTCGAGTGACGACGAGGACCGGCTCGGCGTCCCCCGGCTCCCGTGGGTGCTCGTGGCGCTCGTCCCGTTCGTGGGCCCGATCACGTGGATCCTCGTCCGCCGGTCCCAGCGCGCACGCCGCGCGGGCGGCGGGGGTGGAGGTACCGCGCCGGGCCCCTCCGGCCGGCCCGGACCGGGACGCGGTGGCCCGGTCGCCCCGGACGACGACCCGGAGTTCCTCTGGCGCCTCGAGCAGGAACGCCTCCGTCGCGAGCGCGAGACGCGGGGGCCACGGCCCGACGAGGACCGGCCTCCCCGGCGCGGCGACCAGCCGCAGCAGCCCGACGGCGACCTCCCGGGCGACGCCCGGGGCTGA
- a CDS encoding DUF4229 domain-containing protein, translated as MPVVTYSLLRLALFVACLAGLVLAGTGWLLGVVLAALLAALLSYVLLAGPRDRAALWLQARSEARGDRPRLSRRAAEDAAAEDAAVDASTTPDGPAAPDGRGAPDRATGTGSEDAAPGRPS; from the coding sequence GTGCCCGTGGTGACGTACTCCCTGCTCCGGCTCGCCCTGTTCGTGGCCTGCCTCGCCGGCCTCGTGCTCGCCGGGACGGGCTGGCTGCTCGGCGTGGTGCTCGCCGCGCTGCTCGCGGCGCTGCTGTCGTACGTGCTGCTGGCCGGGCCGCGCGACCGCGCGGCGCTGTGGCTGCAGGCCCGCTCGGAGGCACGGGGCGACCGTCCGCGGCTCTCGCGCCGGGCCGCCGAGGACGCCGCGGCCGAGGACGCCGCGGTCGACGCGTCGACCACCCCCGACGGGCCGGCGGCCCCGGACGGCCGCGGGGCGCCGGATCGCGCCACCGGGACCGGGTCGGAGGACGCCGCGCCGGGCCGCCCGTCCTGA
- a CDS encoding 1,4-dihydroxy-2-naphthoate polyprenyltransferase — protein MATSSEWIAGARPRTLPAAVAPVLVGTGAAAQVDAAHLGRALLAAGVALALQVGVNYANDYSDGVRGTDTERVGPMRLTASGAARPRAVRGAAFAAFGVAGVLGLALVALSGQWWLLAVGALCVLAAWFYTGGRRPYGYLGLGEVGVFLFFGLVAVLGTTYTQAGRLTWPAWVGAVAVGLIACALLMVNNLRDVPTDALVGKRTLAVRIGERRARVVYAVMVVLPVLLGVACALANPWALLVMLLALPAGLLAFTVLVGARGIALVPVLAGTGMYELAFGVLLGLGLAL, from the coding sequence ATGGCCACCTCGTCCGAGTGGATCGCCGGCGCCCGCCCGCGCACCCTGCCCGCCGCCGTGGCGCCCGTGCTGGTCGGCACCGGCGCCGCCGCGCAGGTCGACGCGGCGCACCTCGGCCGGGCCCTGCTCGCCGCGGGCGTGGCCCTGGCCCTGCAGGTCGGCGTGAACTACGCGAACGACTACTCCGACGGGGTGCGCGGCACCGACACGGAGCGGGTCGGCCCGATGCGGCTCACCGCCAGCGGGGCCGCACGGCCGCGGGCGGTGCGGGGGGCCGCCTTCGCCGCGTTCGGCGTCGCGGGGGTGCTGGGCCTGGCCCTGGTCGCCCTGTCCGGGCAGTGGTGGCTGCTCGCGGTCGGCGCGCTGTGCGTCCTGGCGGCGTGGTTCTACACCGGGGGCCGGCGCCCGTACGGGTACCTGGGTCTCGGCGAGGTCGGCGTCTTCCTGTTCTTCGGCCTCGTCGCGGTGCTCGGCACCACCTACACCCAGGCGGGGCGGCTGACGTGGCCGGCGTGGGTCGGGGCGGTCGCCGTCGGGCTGATCGCGTGCGCGCTGCTCATGGTGAACAACCTGCGCGACGTCCCCACCGACGCCCTGGTGGGCAAGCGCACGCTCGCCGTGCGGATCGGCGAGCGCCGCGCGCGCGTCGTCTACGCGGTGATGGTGGTGCTGCCCGTGCTGCTCGGCGTGGCCTGCGCCCTGGCGAACCCGTGGGCGCTGCTGGTCATGCTGCTGGCGCTCCCGGCCGGGCTGCTCGCGTTCACGGTGCTGGTCGGCGCCCGGGGGATCGCCCTGGTGCCGGTGCTCGCCGGGACGGGGATGTACGAGCTCGCGTTCGGCGTGCTGCTGGGGCTCGGTCTGGCGCTCTGA
- the menE gene encoding o-succinylbenzoate--CoA ligase — protein MSRPVRAVTATAAGVPALRDALAAALDGSGPAVLPVEDATPDEDRGTVPDDVALLVRTSGSTGTPREVMLTAAALRASAEATHRRLGGPGRWLLPLPPAHVAGLQVLVRSLVAGTEPAALGGPFRPDAFAVATRALPGPGPRYTSLVPTQVHRLLADDAGREALAAYDAVLLGGAASPPGLVERARDAGARVVTTYGMSETCGGCVYDGEPLDGVSVALEDDGRIRLAGPVLAAGYRGRPGLDAELFERRDGVRWLRTSDLGRWAAGPDGGTTRLEVLGRADDVLVTGGVKVAPAATERVLATLEGVGEVLVVGVPDAEWGQALVAVVVPDPAAPTPALDPLRRAVTERLGPAAAPRHLVLLDALPLRGPGKPDRSAATELARRSLARATPPPA, from the coding sequence GTGAGCCGACCCGTCCGCGCCGTGACCGCCACCGCCGCCGGGGTCCCCGCGCTGCGCGACGCGCTCGCCGCCGCGCTCGACGGGTCGGGCCCGGCGGTGCTGCCCGTCGAGGACGCCACCCCGGACGAGGACCGCGGCACCGTGCCCGACGACGTCGCGCTGCTCGTGAGGACCTCCGGGTCGACCGGCACGCCCCGCGAGGTGATGCTGACAGCCGCCGCGCTGCGGGCGTCCGCGGAGGCGACGCACCGCCGGCTCGGCGGCCCGGGCCGGTGGCTGCTGCCGCTACCGCCCGCGCACGTCGCCGGGCTGCAGGTGCTCGTCCGGTCGCTGGTGGCCGGCACCGAGCCGGCCGCGCTGGGCGGGCCCTTCCGCCCGGACGCCTTCGCGGTGGCCACCCGCGCACTGCCCGGCCCTGGCCCCCGCTACACGTCGCTGGTGCCCACGCAGGTGCACCGCCTGCTCGCCGACGACGCGGGCCGCGAGGCTCTGGCCGCCTACGACGCGGTGCTGCTGGGTGGCGCGGCGAGCCCGCCGGGCCTCGTCGAACGCGCCCGGGACGCCGGTGCGCGGGTCGTCACCACGTACGGCATGTCGGAGACCTGCGGCGGCTGCGTGTACGACGGCGAGCCGCTCGACGGCGTCTCCGTCGCGCTGGAGGACGACGGCCGGATCCGGCTGGCCGGGCCGGTGCTCGCGGCGGGCTACCGGGGTCGGCCCGGCCTGGACGCCGAGCTGTTCGAGCGGCGCGACGGGGTCCGGTGGCTGCGCACCAGCGACCTCGGCCGGTGGGCCGCCGGGCCCGACGGCGGCACGACGCGCCTCGAGGTGCTCGGCCGGGCCGACGACGTCCTGGTCACCGGGGGCGTGAAGGTCGCGCCCGCCGCGACCGAGCGCGTGCTGGCGACGCTGGAGGGCGTCGGCGAGGTCCTGGTCGTCGGCGTCCCCGACGCCGAGTGGGGTCAGGCGCTCGTCGCCGTCGTCGTCCCGGACCCCGCCGCGCCGACCCCCGCGCTCGACCCGCTGCGCCGCGCGGTGACCGAGCGGCTCGGCCCGGCCGCCGCCCCCCGGCACCTCGTGCTGCTCGACGCGCTGCCGTTGCGCGGGCCGGGCAAGCCCGACCGGAGCGCGGCCACCGAGCTGGCGAGGCGCTCCCTGGCCCGCGCGACCCCACCGCCGGCCTGA
- a CDS encoding DUF3048 domain-containing protein, giving the protein MVHTTRRRLRRAGALAVAATLLVAGCSQEEAPAPEATTVAPTLDPHKAAAPEPVVPATWPLTGVAGEVANRPALAVKVENTATARPQSGLEQADVVWETIVEFEVSRLVAVFHSQIPAEIGPIRSVRPMDPDIVAPLNGLLTFSGGQPGILALVDASPVQPISHDAGAAGLYRVSSRSAPHNVYGDPNALWAQADANHQGSPGEQFAFARSPERATAVTQGTPATTLAFDLSSQSKPSWTWNGTVWERSEGSTPATDATGARLTATNVVSVVADHLGTGFGAQNGATVPTYVLGGGSGEGTLATGGRTVAVRWQKESRDAPLVLTTADGKTAELAPGSTWVELVPKGSGSLTVS; this is encoded by the coding sequence ATGGTCCACACCACGAGGCGGCGGCTGCGGCGCGCCGGCGCGCTGGCGGTCGCGGCGACGCTGCTGGTCGCCGGGTGCTCCCAGGAGGAGGCCCCCGCGCCCGAGGCCACCACGGTGGCGCCGACGCTCGACCCGCACAAGGCGGCGGCGCCCGAGCCCGTCGTGCCGGCCACCTGGCCGCTGACCGGCGTGGCCGGGGAGGTCGCGAACCGACCGGCCCTCGCGGTGAAGGTGGAGAACACCGCCACGGCGCGGCCGCAGTCGGGGCTCGAGCAGGCCGACGTCGTCTGGGAGACGATCGTCGAGTTCGAGGTCTCCCGCCTGGTCGCGGTGTTCCACTCGCAGATCCCCGCGGAGATCGGCCCGATCCGCTCGGTGCGCCCGATGGACCCGGACATCGTCGCCCCGCTCAACGGCCTGCTGACGTTCTCCGGCGGCCAGCCGGGCATCCTCGCGCTCGTGGACGCCAGCCCCGTGCAGCCGATCAGCCACGACGCCGGTGCCGCGGGTCTGTACCGCGTGAGCAGCCGCAGCGCGCCGCACAACGTCTACGGGGACCCGAACGCCCTGTGGGCGCAGGCCGACGCGAACCACCAGGGCAGCCCGGGCGAGCAGTTCGCGTTCGCCCGGTCGCCGGAGCGCGCCACGGCGGTCACGCAGGGCACCCCGGCCACGACCCTCGCGTTCGACCTGTCCAGCCAGTCGAAGCCGTCCTGGACCTGGAACGGCACCGTGTGGGAGCGCTCGGAGGGGTCGACGCCGGCGACCGACGCGACCGGCGCGCGCCTCACGGCGACCAACGTCGTCTCCGTCGTGGCGGACCACCTGGGCACCGGGTTCGGCGCGCAGAACGGGGCGACCGTGCCGACCTACGTGCTCGGCGGGGGCTCCGGCGAGGGCACGCTGGCCACGGGCGGCAGGACGGTCGCGGTCCGCTGGCAGAAGGAGTCGCGCGACGCGCCCCTGGTGCTGACGACCGCGGACGGGAAGACGGCCGAGCTCGCGCCCGGCAGCACGTGGGTGGAGCTGGTGCCGAAGGGCTCCGGGTCGCTGACCGTCTCCTGA
- a CDS encoding 1,4-dihydroxy-2-naphthoyl-CoA synthase, translated as MTEPTHPAAPAPALPPRVSDTFDPARWRTVTGVGELTDLTYHRGVCRAADGTERDLPVVRVAFDRPEVRNAFRPHTVDELYRVLDHARMTSDVGTVLLTGNGPSPKDGGYAFCSGGDQRIRGRDGYRYTDSPDAATADHIDPARAGRLHILEVQRLIRTMPKVVVAVVNGWAAGGGHSLHVVADLTIASRQHARFMQTDANVGSFDGGYGSALLARQVGQKRAREIFFLAREYSAEQAYAWGAVNDVVDHEHLEDAALEYARIIATKSPQAVRMLKFAFNLADDGLAGQQVFAGEATRLAYMTDEAVEGRDAFLERRDPDWSRFPYAY; from the coding sequence GTGACCGAGCCCACCCATCCCGCAGCCCCGGCGCCCGCCCTCCCCCCGCGCGTCTCCGACACCTTCGACCCCGCGCGGTGGCGGACGGTCACCGGCGTCGGCGAGCTCACCGACCTCACGTACCACCGCGGGGTGTGCCGGGCGGCGGACGGCACCGAGCGCGACCTGCCCGTCGTGCGCGTGGCGTTCGACCGGCCCGAGGTCCGCAACGCGTTCCGGCCCCACACGGTCGACGAGCTGTACCGGGTGCTCGACCACGCGCGCATGACGTCGGACGTCGGCACCGTGCTGCTCACGGGGAACGGACCCAGCCCCAAGGACGGCGGGTACGCGTTCTGCTCCGGCGGTGACCAGCGCATCCGCGGGCGCGACGGCTACCGCTACACCGACTCGCCCGACGCCGCGACGGCCGACCACATCGACCCGGCGCGCGCCGGGCGGCTGCACATCCTCGAGGTGCAGCGGCTCATCCGCACGATGCCGAAGGTCGTCGTCGCGGTGGTGAACGGCTGGGCGGCCGGCGGCGGCCACTCGCTGCACGTCGTCGCCGACCTCACCATCGCCTCCCGGCAGCACGCGCGGTTCATGCAGACCGACGCGAACGTGGGCTCGTTCGACGGCGGGTACGGCTCCGCCCTGCTCGCCCGGCAGGTGGGCCAGAAGCGCGCCCGGGAGATCTTCTTCCTGGCGCGGGAGTACTCGGCGGAGCAGGCGTACGCCTGGGGGGCCGTGAACGACGTCGTCGACCACGAGCACCTCGAGGACGCCGCGCTGGAGTACGCGCGGATCATCGCGACGAAGTCCCCGCAGGCCGTGCGGATGCTGAAGTTCGCGTTCAACCTCGCGGACGACGGGCTCGCCGGGCAGCAGGTCTTCGCGGGCGAGGCGACCCGGCTCGCGTACATGACCGACGAGGCCGTCGAGGGCCGCGACGCGTTCCTCGAGCGCCGCGACCCCGACTGGAGCCGGTTCCCGTACGCCTACTGA
- a CDS encoding multidrug efflux SMR transporter, giving the protein MAWVVLILSGLLEAGWALSLKASDGFSRLWPSVAFAVFAVASFAGLSWALRELPVGAAYAVWVGVGAATTAILAVVLLDEPLSVLKVVSLVLIVAGVIGLNLSGGHG; this is encoded by the coding sequence ATGGCATGGGTCGTCCTGATCCTCTCCGGCCTGCTCGAGGCCGGGTGGGCCCTGAGCCTCAAGGCGTCCGACGGCTTCAGCAGGCTCTGGCCCAGCGTGGCGTTCGCGGTCTTCGCCGTCGCGTCGTTCGCCGGTCTCAGCTGGGCGCTGCGCGAGCTGCCGGTCGGCGCCGCGTACGCGGTCTGGGTCGGCGTGGGTGCGGCCACCACCGCGATCCTCGCCGTCGTGCTGCTGGACGAGCCGCTCTCGGTGCTCAAGGTCGTGTCGCTGGTGCTCATCGTCGCCGGCGTGATCGGGCTGAACCTGTCGGGCGGGCACGGGTGA
- a CDS encoding TetR/AcrR family transcriptional regulator: MPGRTGDATARGTARAAGTARTPKGDLRRGQLARAAAELVRAEGPVALSHRAVAARAGLPLAATTYYYRGLDDLAAAAGSALVADWVAHADGVLRRVRSAPAPDPVAAVVEAVLPPGDDATVRAHYEQLLAAARVPALAAALGAGRARLDAVLEQLLDALGRGDVAPATVLALVDGAVVAAASEGRPVRETARALLADALPGRAPLPRAAGADAVR; this comes from the coding sequence GTGCCGGGCCGCACCGGCGACGCCACGGCCCGCGGGACCGCCCGCGCCGCGGGCACCGCGCGCACGCCGAAGGGAGACCTCCGGCGCGGGCAGCTCGCGCGGGCCGCGGCGGAGCTGGTGCGCGCGGAGGGACCGGTCGCGCTCAGCCACCGGGCCGTGGCGGCCCGCGCGGGGCTGCCGCTCGCGGCGACGACGTACTACTACCGCGGGCTCGACGACCTGGCCGCCGCAGCCGGCAGCGCGCTGGTGGCGGACTGGGTCGCCCACGCGGACGGAGTGCTGCGGCGGGTGCGGTCCGCGCCCGCGCCCGATCCTGTCGCCGCCGTGGTCGAGGCGGTGCTGCCGCCCGGCGACGACGCCACCGTCCGCGCGCACTACGAGCAGCTCCTCGCGGCTGCGCGCGTGCCGGCACTGGCGGCGGCACTCGGTGCCGGCCGCGCCCGGCTCGACGCGGTGCTGGAGCAGCTGCTCGACGCGCTCGGCCGGGGCGACGTCGCCCCGGCGACCGTTCTCGCGCTGGTCGACGGCGCCGTGGTCGCCGCCGCGAGCGAGGGCCGCCCGGTGCGGGAGACCGCCCGCGCGCTGCTCGCGGACGCCCTGCCCGGGCGTGCGCCCCTGCCCCGTGCCGCCGGTGCCGACGCCGTACGCTGA
- a CDS encoding o-succinylbenzoate synthase, which yields MHVYAIPLRTRFRRITVREGVLLRGDAGWGEFSPFWDYDAAESAAWWRAAREGADRGWPEPVRDRVPVNVTVPAVGPDAARRIVLASGGCTTAKVKVAEPGQGAAEEADRLAAVREALGPRGSIRVDANAAWDVETAVDRLALLDRAARGLEYAEQPVASVDDLARVRRATHVPIAADESIRRAEDPLAVVRAEAADVVVLKVQPLGGVRACLELAERVGLPVVVSSALESSVGLAAGVALAAALPELPFACGLATAQLLTADVATPPLLPVDGALRVADALAVAPDPGRLAATAADAATAQRWAERVAAVRAVAG from the coding sequence GTGCACGTCTACGCGATCCCGCTGCGCACGCGCTTCCGCCGGATCACGGTGCGCGAGGGCGTCCTGCTGCGCGGCGACGCCGGGTGGGGTGAGTTCAGCCCGTTCTGGGACTACGACGCCGCCGAGTCCGCGGCGTGGTGGCGGGCGGCGCGCGAGGGCGCGGACCGGGGCTGGCCGGAGCCGGTCCGCGACCGGGTGCCCGTCAACGTGACCGTCCCGGCGGTCGGGCCGGACGCCGCGCGACGGATCGTGCTCGCCTCCGGCGGCTGCACCACCGCCAAGGTGAAGGTCGCCGAACCCGGCCAGGGCGCCGCCGAGGAGGCCGACCGGCTCGCCGCCGTCCGCGAGGCGCTCGGTCCTCGCGGGTCCATCCGGGTCGACGCGAACGCCGCCTGGGACGTCGAGACCGCCGTCGACCGGCTCGCGCTGCTGGACCGCGCCGCCCGGGGCCTGGAGTACGCCGAGCAGCCCGTCGCGTCCGTCGACGACCTCGCGCGCGTCCGCCGGGCGACGCACGTGCCGATCGCCGCGGACGAGTCGATCCGCCGGGCCGAGGACCCGCTGGCGGTGGTGCGCGCCGAGGCCGCTGACGTGGTGGTGCTCAAGGTGCAGCCGCTCGGCGGGGTACGTGCCTGCCTCGAGCTCGCCGAGCGCGTCGGGCTGCCGGTGGTCGTGTCCTCCGCCCTGGAGTCCTCCGTCGGCCTGGCCGCCGGGGTCGCGCTGGCCGCCGCGCTGCCGGAGCTGCCGTTCGCCTGCGGGCTGGCGACCGCGCAGCTGCTGACCGCCGACGTGGCCACGCCGCCGCTGCTGCCGGTCGACGGCGCCCTGCGCGTCGCGGACGCCCTCGCCGTGGCCCCCGACCCCGGGCGGCTCGCCGCGACGGCCGCCGACGCCGCGACCGCCCAGCGGTGGGCGGAGCGGGTCGCGGCGGTGCGGGCGGTGGCCGGGTGA